One stretch of Sphingomonas sp. HF-S4 DNA includes these proteins:
- a CDS encoding ImuA family protein, which produces MADPAVLAQLRAQLRAVETKGYRRRPALPFGIEAIDSRIADGGLRLDALHEVAAGTCDMADDCSATLFMAGIAARAWGPVLWVVQRRDLFAPGVAQVGLDHKRLIYAEAADDAELLAIMEEGLRHRGLGAVIGEARRADMTATRRLQLAAEGGRTIALLMKRAAREGADPIGMPSAAVTRWRVTSAPSSPLPVAGVGRARWRLALARQKGGEGFEIEVEASDATGRCALPSAVADRKAVAGGSANRHAA; this is translated from the coding sequence ATGGCCGATCCTGCCGTCCTTGCCCAGCTTCGCGCGCAATTGCGCGCGGTTGAGACCAAGGGATATCGCCGCCGCCCGGCGCTGCCCTTCGGGATCGAGGCGATCGATTCGCGGATCGCCGATGGCGGCCTGCGGCTCGATGCGCTGCATGAAGTCGCGGCGGGAACGTGCGACATGGCCGACGATTGCTCGGCGACCTTGTTCATGGCCGGGATCGCCGCGCGCGCCTGGGGCCCGGTGCTGTGGGTGGTGCAGCGGCGCGACCTGTTCGCGCCAGGCGTGGCGCAGGTCGGGCTCGATCATAAGCGGCTGATCTATGCCGAGGCGGCCGACGATGCCGAGCTGCTTGCGATCATGGAGGAAGGGCTGCGGCATCGCGGACTCGGTGCAGTGATCGGCGAGGCGAGGCGCGCCGACATGACCGCGACGCGGCGACTGCAGCTTGCGGCCGAGGGCGGACGGACGATCGCGCTGCTGATGAAGCGTGCGGCGCGCGAGGGCGCCGATCCGATCGGCATGCCGTCGGCGGCAGTGACGCGCTGGCGGGTGACGTCGGCGCCGTCGAGCCCGTTGCCGGTGGCCGGAGTCGGGCGCGCGCGCTGGCGGCTGGCGCTGGCGCGGCAAAAGGGCGGCGAGGGTTTCGAGATCGAAGTGGAGGCAAGCGATGCAACGGGTCGCTGCGCTCTTCCTTCCGCTGTGGCCGATCGAAAGGCTGTGGCGGGCGGAAGCGCGAACCGCCACGCCGCCTGA